The following coding sequences lie in one Arachis ipaensis cultivar K30076 chromosome B03, Araip1.1, whole genome shotgun sequence genomic window:
- the LOC107634673 gene encoding GDSL esterase/lipase At5g45960-like isoform X2 — MAISSDAHRPLHQFYYYYFIFMIYCLLCFTVTMIGASNNRNKVSALYVFGDSTVDPGNNNYIRTAFKSNFEPYGRDFANQVPTGRFTNGKLGTDFIVSYLGLKEFLPPYLDPNLTNQELITGVSFASAGSGYDPLTPTLSNVISIRKQLEHFKEYKNRLEKILGKQKTEDHMKNAIFFISAGTNDFVINYFTLPIRRKTYSLIAYHHFLLQHVQDFIQELLREGARKLGVVGLPPMGCLPIMITFNSNNALLERGCVDMFSSVARNHNLILQNQLNFMQLNSSMSTGAKIYYVDIYEPLSNMIHGLDDNNGELHICALMHQNMYSGIQYTLRKRHTTICTSLHATSLIYL, encoded by the exons ATGGCAATCTCATCAGATGCACATCGTCCCTTGCaccaattttattattattatttcattttcatgatttattGCTTGTTATGCTTTACGGTTACAATGATTGGAGCTTCAAACAACCGTAATAAGGTGTCTGCTTTATATGTGTTTGGAGACTCCACAGTAGACCCGGGAAACAACAACTACATTAGGACTGCTTTCAAGAGCAATTTTGAACCCTACGGTAGAGATTTTGCAAATCAAGTTCCCACTGGAAGATTCACCAATGGAAAGCTAGGCACTGATTTTATTG TTTCGTATTTAGGCCTTAAAGAGTTTTTGCCACCATATTTGGATCCAAATCTCACAAATCAAGAACTCATCACAGGAGTCAGCTTTGCCTCTGCTGGTTCTGGTTATGACCCACTTACACCAACTCTCAGT AATGTAATTTCAATTCGAAAACAGTTGGAACATTTCAAAGAATACAAAAATAGGTTGGAGAAGATTCTTGGTAAACAGAAAACAGAAGATCATATGAAGAACGCTATATTTTTTATAAGTGCAGGGACAAATGACtttgttattaattattttacattGCCAATACGAAGAAAGACCTACTCCCTCATAGCATACCACCACTTTTTACTTCAACATGTACAAGATTTCATACAG GAATTGTTGAGGGAAGGTGCTAGAAAGTTAGGTGTGGTTGGACTACCTCCAATGGGATGCTTGCCAATCATGATCACCTTCAATTCCAACAATGCCTTACTTGAACGTGGTTGTGTCGACATGTTTTCTTCTGTTGCAAGAAATCATAATCTCATCCTTCAAAACCAATTGAACTTCATGCAATTGAATTCCTCTATGTCTACCGGTGCTAAGATCTACTACGTTGACATATATGAACCCTTGTCCAACATGATTCACGGCCTTGATGATAATAATGGCG AGCTTCACATTTGTGCTCTGATGCATCAAAATATGTATTCTGGGATTCAATACACCCTACGGAAAAGGCATACTACAATATGTACCTCGCTTCACGCCACGTCATTGATATACTTGTAA
- the LOC107634673 gene encoding GDSL esterase/lipase At5g45960-like isoform X3, with amino-acid sequence MAISSDAHRPLHQFYYYYFIFMIYCLLCFTVTMIGASNNRNKVSALYVFGDSTVDPGNNNYIRTAFKSNFEPYGRDFANQVPTGRFTNGKLGTDFIVSYLGLKEFLPPYLDPNLTNQELITGVSFASAGSGYDPLTPTLSNVISIRKQLEHFKEYKNRLEKILGKQKTEDHMKNAIFFISAGTNDFVINYFTLPIRRKTYSLIAYHHFLLQHVQDFIQELLREGARKLGVVGLPPMGCLPIMITFNSNNALLERGCVDMFSSVARNHNLILQNQLNFMQLNSSMSTGAKIYYVDIYEPLSNMIHGLDDNNGD; translated from the exons ATGGCAATCTCATCAGATGCACATCGTCCCTTGCaccaattttattattattatttcattttcatgatttattGCTTGTTATGCTTTACGGTTACAATGATTGGAGCTTCAAACAACCGTAATAAGGTGTCTGCTTTATATGTGTTTGGAGACTCCACAGTAGACCCGGGAAACAACAACTACATTAGGACTGCTTTCAAGAGCAATTTTGAACCCTACGGTAGAGATTTTGCAAATCAAGTTCCCACTGGAAGATTCACCAATGGAAAGCTAGGCACTGATTTTATTG TTTCGTATTTAGGCCTTAAAGAGTTTTTGCCACCATATTTGGATCCAAATCTCACAAATCAAGAACTCATCACAGGAGTCAGCTTTGCCTCTGCTGGTTCTGGTTATGACCCACTTACACCAACTCTCAGT AATGTAATTTCAATTCGAAAACAGTTGGAACATTTCAAAGAATACAAAAATAGGTTGGAGAAGATTCTTGGTAAACAGAAAACAGAAGATCATATGAAGAACGCTATATTTTTTATAAGTGCAGGGACAAATGACtttgttattaattattttacattGCCAATACGAAGAAAGACCTACTCCCTCATAGCATACCACCACTTTTTACTTCAACATGTACAAGATTTCATACAG GAATTGTTGAGGGAAGGTGCTAGAAAGTTAGGTGTGGTTGGACTACCTCCAATGGGATGCTTGCCAATCATGATCACCTTCAATTCCAACAATGCCTTACTTGAACGTGGTTGTGTCGACATGTTTTCTTCTGTTGCAAGAAATCATAATCTCATCCTTCAAAACCAATTGAACTTCATGCAATTGAATTCCTCTATGTCTACCGGTGCTAAGATCTACTACGTTGACATATATGAACCCTTGTCCAACATGATTCACGGCCTTGATGATAATAATGGCG ATTAA
- the LOC107631182 gene encoding rac-like GTP-binding protein RAC13 codes for MSTARFIKCVTVGDGAVGKTCMLISYTSNTFPTDYVPTVFDNFSANVVVDGSTVNVGLWDTAGQEDYNRLRPLSYRGADVFLLCFSLISKASYENISKKWIPELRHYAPNVPIVLVGTKLDLREDKQFFVDHPGATRITTAQGEELKKMIGAITYIECSSKTQQNVKIVFDSAIKVALRPQKPKKKPRKRRTCFFF; via the exons ATGAGTACAGCCAGATTTATCAAGTGTGTCACTGTTGGAGATGGTGCAGTTGGAAAGACATGCATGCTTATATCCTATACTAGCAATACCTTTCCCACC GATTATGTTCCAACAGTGTTTGACAACTTCAGTGCTAATGTGGTGGTGGATGGTAGTACTGTCAATGTTGGTTTATGGGATACTGCAG GACAGGAAGATTACAACAGGCTAAGGCCCTTAAGCTACAGAGGAGCTGATGTGTTTTTATTATGCTTTTCTTTAATCAGTAAAGCAAGTTATGAGAACATTTCCAAAAAG TGGATACCTGAGCTGAGACATTATGCTCCAAATGTGCCTATTGTGCTGGTTGGAACAAAACTGG ATTTGAGGGAAGACAAGCAATTTTTCGTTGATCATCCTGGAGCTACAAGAATAACAACTGCTCAG ggtgaagaattgaagaagatGATTGGTGCAATCACTTACATAGAGTGCAGTTCTAAAACACAGCAG AATGTGAAGATAGTTTTTGACTCTGCAATAAAAGTTGCACTGAGACcacaaaaaccaaagaaaaaaccACGCAAGAGAAGGACTTGTTTTTTCTTCTAA
- the LOC107634673 gene encoding GDSL esterase/lipase At5g45960-like isoform X1, translated as MAISSDAHRPLHQFYYYYFIFMIYCLLCFTVTMIGASNNRNKVSALYVFGDSTVDPGNNNYIRTAFKSNFEPYGRDFANQVPTGRFTNGKLGTDFIVSYLGLKEFLPPYLDPNLTNQELITGVSFASAGSGYDPLTPTLSNVISIRKQLEHFKEYKNRLEKILGKQKTEDHMKNAIFFISAGTNDFVINYFTLPIRRKTYSLIAYHHFLLQHVQDFIQELLREGARKLGVVGLPPMGCLPIMITFNSNNALLERGCVDMFSSVARNHNLILQNQLNFMQLNSSMSTGAKIYYVDIYEPLSNMIHGLDDNNGGFDEVDSGCCGSGYIEAAFLCNRASHLCSDASKYVFWDSIHPTEKAYYNMYLASRHVIDILVNA; from the exons ATGGCAATCTCATCAGATGCACATCGTCCCTTGCaccaattttattattattatttcattttcatgatttattGCTTGTTATGCTTTACGGTTACAATGATTGGAGCTTCAAACAACCGTAATAAGGTGTCTGCTTTATATGTGTTTGGAGACTCCACAGTAGACCCGGGAAACAACAACTACATTAGGACTGCTTTCAAGAGCAATTTTGAACCCTACGGTAGAGATTTTGCAAATCAAGTTCCCACTGGAAGATTCACCAATGGAAAGCTAGGCACTGATTTTATTG TTTCGTATTTAGGCCTTAAAGAGTTTTTGCCACCATATTTGGATCCAAATCTCACAAATCAAGAACTCATCACAGGAGTCAGCTTTGCCTCTGCTGGTTCTGGTTATGACCCACTTACACCAACTCTCAGT AATGTAATTTCAATTCGAAAACAGTTGGAACATTTCAAAGAATACAAAAATAGGTTGGAGAAGATTCTTGGTAAACAGAAAACAGAAGATCATATGAAGAACGCTATATTTTTTATAAGTGCAGGGACAAATGACtttgttattaattattttacattGCCAATACGAAGAAAGACCTACTCCCTCATAGCATACCACCACTTTTTACTTCAACATGTACAAGATTTCATACAG GAATTGTTGAGGGAAGGTGCTAGAAAGTTAGGTGTGGTTGGACTACCTCCAATGGGATGCTTGCCAATCATGATCACCTTCAATTCCAACAATGCCTTACTTGAACGTGGTTGTGTCGACATGTTTTCTTCTGTTGCAAGAAATCATAATCTCATCCTTCAAAACCAATTGAACTTCATGCAATTGAATTCCTCTATGTCTACCGGTGCTAAGATCTACTACGTTGACATATATGAACCCTTGTCCAACATGATTCACGGCCTTGATGATAATAATGGCG GATTTGATGAGGTAGATAGTGGTTGTTGTGGAAGTGGTTACATTGAAGCAGCGTTTTTGTGTAACAGAGCTTCACATTTGTGCTCTGATGCATCAAAATATGTATTCTGGGATTCAATACACCCTACGGAAAAGGCATACTACAATATGTACCTCGCTTCACGCCACGTCATTGATATACTTGTAAACGCCTAG
- the LOC107634673 gene encoding GDSL esterase/lipase At5g45960-like isoform X4, with product MAISSDAHRPLHQFYYYYFIFMIYCLLCFTVTMIGASNNRNKVSALYVFGDSTVDPGNNNYIRTAFKSNFEPYGRDFANQVPTGRFTNGKLGTDFIVSYLGLKEFLPPYLDPNLTNQELITGVSFASAGSGYDPLTPTLSELLREGARKLGVVGLPPMGCLPIMITFNSNNALLERGCVDMFSSVARNHNLILQNQLNFMQLNSSMSTGAKIYYVDIYEPLSNMIHGLDDNNGGFDEVDSGCCGSGYIEAAFLCNRASHLCSDASKYVFWDSIHPTEKAYYNMYLASRHVIDILVNA from the exons ATGGCAATCTCATCAGATGCACATCGTCCCTTGCaccaattttattattattatttcattttcatgatttattGCTTGTTATGCTTTACGGTTACAATGATTGGAGCTTCAAACAACCGTAATAAGGTGTCTGCTTTATATGTGTTTGGAGACTCCACAGTAGACCCGGGAAACAACAACTACATTAGGACTGCTTTCAAGAGCAATTTTGAACCCTACGGTAGAGATTTTGCAAATCAAGTTCCCACTGGAAGATTCACCAATGGAAAGCTAGGCACTGATTTTATTG TTTCGTATTTAGGCCTTAAAGAGTTTTTGCCACCATATTTGGATCCAAATCTCACAAATCAAGAACTCATCACAGGAGTCAGCTTTGCCTCTGCTGGTTCTGGTTATGACCCACTTACACCAACTCTCAGT GAATTGTTGAGGGAAGGTGCTAGAAAGTTAGGTGTGGTTGGACTACCTCCAATGGGATGCTTGCCAATCATGATCACCTTCAATTCCAACAATGCCTTACTTGAACGTGGTTGTGTCGACATGTTTTCTTCTGTTGCAAGAAATCATAATCTCATCCTTCAAAACCAATTGAACTTCATGCAATTGAATTCCTCTATGTCTACCGGTGCTAAGATCTACTACGTTGACATATATGAACCCTTGTCCAACATGATTCACGGCCTTGATGATAATAATGGCG GATTTGATGAGGTAGATAGTGGTTGTTGTGGAAGTGGTTACATTGAAGCAGCGTTTTTGTGTAACAGAGCTTCACATTTGTGCTCTGATGCATCAAAATATGTATTCTGGGATTCAATACACCCTACGGAAAAGGCATACTACAATATGTACCTCGCTTCACGCCACGTCATTGATATACTTGTAAACGCCTAG